In the Castor canadensis chromosome 1, mCasCan1.hap1v2, whole genome shotgun sequence genome, TTACAGTAGAGAGAAGGTGAGTGGCAAGTGACTGAAGACTGGCCCAGATGGGAAAGCTGTGCCacaggtgtttttttgtttttcattgattGCTAGAGCCCAAGCTTCAGACTGGTTGCAAAGGGACTGTAAACCTTATTAAGGAGTCTAGAGTTTCTCTGAGAGGGAGTGAAGAATCACTCTTCAGAGTGACAGGATTAGATTTGCATTTCAGAAGAGGGACCTTGGTTTCAGTGTGAAGAGTGATTCTGGTGGTGGTGTGGGGTTGCTTAGAGGGGACGAGAGAGCCCTTGAGTCTCATGGGCAAATAGAAATGCTAGGGCTTGGTGACTATTTAGAGGTGTGCAGGGAGGTTGAGGGGGAGCATAAGCAAGATTACCCTGGGTTTCTCACGCAGACAGCTGAGATCGGGAGCAATGGAATGGGGAGAGATCCTGAGGACATCTGAATGAAGTCTCCCTTTCATTCACTGAGGGTGACCTAAAGAAATGTGTGAATGTTAGGAGAGGGGAGATGTGTAGGGACCCTTTAGATTGGGTGAGAGTTGGGTCTGATTCATCCCTGTATCCTCATGGCCATCACTGGCTTGACACCCCACAGGAACCCCTGAAAACCATGTTTCTTCCAGCCCACAACCACAGGCTTTCCACCCACTCAGGAATGCTCTTGCAGAGGCATTTATTGTAAGGCTGGGGAGAAGGGGCCACAAAGGACAGGTGGTCCTGAAGAGGGTAGAAAAGAAGCCTATCTTGCAGGAAGCATTTTGGGCAACATTTGTAGATGAGGTTGGAGGTCTAAGATTTTAAGATTTGCAGAGTTTGGGAGCTttgtgggggaaggaggaaaaagagagagaattaagGAGTTTGGGAACAGGACTGAGGTCTTGTTTAATAAACCAAGCAATGAGGATGCCAGGGCAAGAAGCTTCTTCCCCCTCGTTCCCTTCTTCCCCTCTTTCCCTTCtacttcttcccttctcctttcctcctcctcctcctgcttcttcgtctatttttttttttttttttttttgctgtactgaggtttgaactcagggtctcacactctactgcttgagccacactcccagccctaagGAAGCTATTTTTGGGGGCATCTGAAATGAGCTTCAGAAAGGACATCTGAAGTGAGTGACCTCATTAGACTTTGAGAGCTGGAGGGATTTAGAGTTCTTGGAGTCCGTTTTGCCTGCCTGTTTAAGGCAGAGAAGGAAAGTGAGCTGCCCTGGGTGTAGAATTCATTTTTGGCAGCAGAGGGGCAAGGATGTTGAGGGTGGGCTAGTGTACCCACAATGGACTGGCATCACACTGACTggtggggatttgaactcagctctaCTTCTTTACCTCCTGGCTGTATGCCTCTTCTCTGAGCTTTCCTTGCCTGTGATATGGGGACATTAAGAGGACGCATGAGCTTTACTGGTATAGGCAGCTTCACATGTAACTGCCTGCTTACGGAGATGACTTCAGGGTTAACCAAACAGCCCTGCCAAGGGGACTGTGAGGTTTGTGAGAGACAAGGAGTCATAGGTTCTTGGGCTTACTCTTCTCAGATGTATTGTTTGGCTGCTGTCAGGAGGCATCCTCTTCGCTGCCTCCTTCCCTCAGCCAGCAGGACTGTCCCTTGGTAGGAGCTGTTGCCATGGCAACTCAGTGCTCCCCAACAGTTAGGTTGCATTTGACTCATTTAATCTTAGTGGCACAGCTAGATCAGTTGAGAATAAGGTCACACCTTCATCAGCCTGAAGGATGATTCTGAGCCATGCAGTGACGCGTGGTAGAATGGCTAGTTGGAAATCTAGCTTTTCCTTTATTTAACcctgcacaattttttttttttcccttcagcagCAACCAGCACATCCCCTAGGAAACCTgacagcctccaacacacatctTAAAAAAGAGCCGACACCTCCCACCCTTGACTCTTCCTTCTCAGCACCATCTGTTGCCTTCTCTCCTCTGTGTGCCCTTTGAGGGCAGAGACCATGTCCTATTTAGCTGTTTAGCACAAAGCTTATATGCAATTGGAGCTCCTTAATTTTGCACAATGAATGAGAACAACGAATGAAGAGGGGAGATAACTTATAAAATGACCAAGAGTAGAGgtgacctgagttcaaatgcagaTTTAAGCACTGGTTGACTTCAGGTGGTGTACTTACCTCCTTAGGCTTCAGTTCCTTCGTTTGTAAAATGGGGATTTTATGCCTGTTAATCAGCATGCCTGCGGATTGAGTAGAATGCATTTCAAACACTGTACAGTTAGAGTGGGAGGGAACGGACCTTGAACTGCTGTTTATCACTAGTTCCTGGGTAGTTGCCACAAAGAACAGGTAGGCACATACATATTTTATTGGGCAAGGGAGTGAATTTTAAATAACAAGTGTTCAGAAAGCTAGTGTGTATGGATAACAATGGGGTGTTCTCATATGTAATAGTCATTGCAtagtcttctgttttgtttgttggtggtgttggattttgaacccatggccttgagCATGTTGGGTCTGTGCAGCCCCAGAACCCAATCTGTTCCTATGTCCCTCTCCCCACTGGTCTGTGGACATCTCCAGGCAGGTACCACAGTGAACTTACCCACATCCTTAGTGCTCAGCCCAAGGTctagaaaactaaaaattctgTTGAGCAGCTGAACTCAGTTCACATTTGCACCACACTTAACATTTTTTGAAacaatttgtttttttgagacatggtcttactatgtagctcaggttggccttgaactcataatcctcctgcctcagtttaaccaagtcctaggattacaggtgtgtactaccacgcTCGGTTTATAAAGCAGTTTTGCATTCACTGTATCTAGTGTTACTAGCCTTTCACTACAAAAGAgattcttattattatttaagccccatgagtgcatattttgaaaaatatccatcaaacaaattccattttgtaaatgaatCAAAGGCATGTCAACTGCAAATCAGaagttctttctttccatctttaatattttccttcctctcttctcttctcttttctttcttgtgccGAGGATGAAAcctagagccttgtgcatgccaggcaagtgctataccactgaatTTCTACCGGCCCCATTCTCGTTATGAGAAGTTTTTCGGATGTGGACACAAAACAAGTACTCAAGAAATGCTTCCTTAATGAGTTATGTGTGTAGTTTCTTTAACTCTGTGGGAAATCCTTCTCCCCCTCTTAACTATATCTTAGATCTGAGCATCCCAGGTTGGGAACTCATGACTTCACAGCTCCATACGCTAGtcttgtagatgaggaaactaaggcctaGGGAGGGGAAAAGTTTTGCCAGAGTCCAGAAATTTTGGAAGTGTTATCAGTGGGATTTCTGCAGGAACTTCCATTACTAACGTTCTGAGATCTAAACGAGAAAATTAAAATGCTTGGATGGGTATTCTTTTATCAAACTGAAATCCTTTATTAAGATACACATGCTATGGAGCTACACAGCATATACCTCCCTTCAGCATGATGGCTGTACCCGGTTGTTCTTGGGTGAAGGTAGGTCACAAGCTTCCTGAAGGTGGCGCTGTTGGCTCACCCTACCGCTTGTTCCCCCAGGTAACTACCGTCGTGCAGCTGAATGTCGGCGGCCAGTTCTACACCACCACCGTGGGCACCCTGAGAAAATTCTCCGGTTCAAAGCTGGCAGAGATGTTCTCCAGCCCAGTCGAGGCCTGCACGGATGGGGAGGGCCGTTTCTTCATCGATCGCTCGGGTACTTACTTCGGCCCCATCCTGGACTACCTGCGCACCGGACAAGTGCCCTCACAAAACCTCACCGAGGTGTACCGTGAGGCTCAGTACTATGAGATCCAGCCTTTGGTCAAGCTCCTGGAGGACACGCCGCAGATCTTCGGTGAGCAGGTGGCTCGGAAGCAGTTCTTGCTGCGAGTGCCGAACTACAGTGAGAACCTGGAGGTCCTACTCCGCCTGGCGCGGGCAGAGGCGGTGGGGATGCGCTGGTCGGAGGTGGTAGTGTGCGTGATGCACACAGACGAGCAGGCTGCGCAGTGTGCGGAGCCCCTGTATAACCTGGAGGCCAAGAAGGTGCCATTTGTCAAGTTTGGACCCTGGAATGTAGGTCCATCAATTGAGGACTTACTGCACTGCGTGAATAAGGACATTAAGGCCAAGGGGTACCAGGTACAACTTCAGAAATACTTTCTAGAGAAGGCATGCTGGGCCAAGCTCCAAGGTTGCTTCCACAAGTTCACCTTCAACTGGTGGTGATCTCCAGAAGTGGGGACCATTTTTGTTAGTGGCTCTGGTAGGTCTTGTGAAATTAAAAGTTGCCATTAAAAgccatcttttgtttgtttgttttcagtactggggcttgaactcggggtctacaccttgagccactccaccagcccttttttgtgatgagtttttatgAGATAGGATCTggcgaactatttccccaggctggcttggaacttcgatcctcctgatctctgcctcctgagtagctaggatttgagGCGGGAGCCCAGCAAAaaacatctttcttttatttcaaaaataaatataaaacatcttCCAAGGTTGGCTTACAGCCTCACCCCAAAATACTTATCCCTCTTACCCTTATGGCCCCACTGTACTAGCTAGCAAATCCCCACCCTCCTTCAAAACTTCATGTACCTGTCAGATGTTTCTCTTAAAGTCCAATAAATTAGAAtgttttgggctggtggagtggctcaagtggtagagcacgtgcctagctagcatgaaaccctgagttcaaactccagtaccgccaaaaaagaaaatagaatgtttCAACAATGCTTTGGCAGGAGATGTGGGATGACCATAGGAAAATACAGGCTTCCATCAGTTTGATAGTTTGACTGAAGTCCACCCAACCACTTTAGTCCATCTGGCCTCTGTGTGCCTTCAAGAAGAAGATGTCAGATTAGTACCTGCAGTGAATACTTCTTAGATCCCCTTTACTGGATGTTGCTAGTGTTGGTTGTGGAAGCCCCACAGCTGCTCTCTTCTGTACCCTAGTGATTTTCAAAGTGTGGCATCAGTATCCTCTGGAAAAGTGCTCGAAATACATATGCTCAGGCCCCACTTCAGGTCAACAGAGTCAGAATCCCTGAGGGTTGTCCTAGCTGCATGATTCAGCAAGCCATCCGAGTGATTCTGATGCACTGTAGTTTTGAGACATGCTCTTGGAAAGAATTGCCACTTGTTGGATGAAGGGACAAAAGACTTGACGCCTTACCTCCAAGAAGTTTCTGTTGCAAGGCTCCTTGTTGGACCAGGCTAAATGAGTGTCCATCTGAGAGCACATTCTTTAGCTTTTGTCCTCTGTCCTCCACTGCTTCCTTCACTTCCTTCTAAGAGCCCTCCTTCAAGAAACCATGTATATTCCTTGAACTAAAGGTCTCCATTTAGgttctttttctgaatttcagATAGAGGACACACATAGACATTCATCCTTCTTCAAGTCTAATTCTGAGACAGATGACTCCCTTCTGTGACTTGTGGCTCAACAAACCATGTAAGTCCCACCCTGGGACTAAGGATTTCACAGGACTCTAGTACCAGATCTTGGAAGGTCCCCTGCAAACAAATAAGTTGGTTGTTACTGCCACTCCAGTCcaccctctctctttttcctttggatGCCTCTTCATGGTGACAGATCCAGGAATAATTTCCCCCTCAGGAGACACCATTTATACCTACAAGAATCTGGGTTTGCCTCCTCATGGACTAATGAATATCtgtatcaattttttcttttctttctttctttttgatggggtttgaacacaggacctcacacttggctatgcaggtgctctcccattctcccacttgagccactccatggcCCCTCTATGTAGTCCTTTCATAAAAACATTTGAACTTTTTCCTTTATTACACTCTCCTGCTGCAGTGTCTCTGTGGCATGTTTCAAACGCGACCCAAAAGCCTATTTCTTGGACTAGGAGCCTGACTTGTGGGGGACACTCAGAGTTTTCTGTACCTTGCAATTTCTTCAAAAGACTGAGCAATTCTTTCTATTGCTTCCAAACTACAGAAGTGATTCAGCATCTCCCTTTGGGAGCTCCAGGGCTGGAGCTGTTGGGTTGTTTGTGTGTCAGagtattttgtttggttggtttgttttcatttctgtttttttgatacagggtcttgctgtgtagcacaagctggccttgaactcaagattctcctgcatcagcctcacaagtgctgagattacaggtgtgtatcctCACACCTGGCTGTACCCAAGTATGTTTTTAACATACTACCTACCTCTTGTTCttgagaaaaaaaaccccaaaactccaGGTTTTATGTTATGACACCTCTTTCCTGGCTCCTCCTATTGCTAGAATCTCTCTGGGTCTCAAACGATAATAAAAGTCTCCTTCAACTCTGGTAAGACCACCAGGGGTGAGCAGCTCTCCTCATTGGCATGGGTCCTTTCCTAATCATCAGTTTATGCTAACTGTGGATCAGGGCTGAACCTGGGCATCTCACCCTTGTCCATCCTGATGCAGAAACACATGATCCCATGACATTTAATAATTTCAGGTGGGACTCCCAAAGTGGGACAGGTCTCCTGCTCATGCGTACAGGTATTCACACGTTAATTCTCCAAATAGTCTACTGTTGTAGCCACACATAGACCCCAGGAAAATCATGGCGCAGGAAGTTCAATGATTTGGACAGTGGGCCAAGTAGTTAACTGGTTATCTTGGAGCAAGGTGAtgataggggaaaaaaaaggctgggacaAGGGATGATTCAAACTACAAGTACAGCACCACCAATCCCAATCCCAAGAACTCCTACAAGCAactgaaaaagactttgataGAGGGAGGGACATCAAAATTCTTAGATCAAGTAGACATGGATTTAAGTCATCAAATTtgggggctggcagtgtggctcaaatggtagagtggctcaatggtagagtgcttgcctagcaagcacaaggccctgagttcaaaccccagtactgccaaataaataaataaataaaaataaatacataaataaatcatCAAATTTTGGATCAAAAGGAGGGGAATGTTGTGGATTTAGAGagactaaaacttttttttctaaaattttgatgaattttaGGAATATCTAGCAGAAATTTTAGAAGCCTAGTGGTCAGATTACATGCCAGGTCAGTTAAATTAGAATCTCTAGGGTTGGAGCTCAGGTATCATATTTTAATGCTACTTGATTAATTCCAACATGTGGCTAAGGTGAGACTCACTGAAGTAAGAAAACCTAATGTGTGAATTTTGGTTGGATCttagaattttctaaaaataaggtTATAAAATACATTCGTGGAACAAAAGTCaaacacacgtgtgtgtgtgtgtggtgttggggatttaATAttagagccttgcacatgctaggcaagtgcttaccactgagctatttccCCAgcctaatttgttcttttttttttagaagcaaTTATGGTGGTAGGAGAATATTCCTGTTCTTAGGAGATGTAAACTGAGGTATTTAGGTGGAAGCATTTAAGTATCATAATGTCTTCAACTTATGTTCAAATGGTTTaacagatatgtatatatacatgtgtatggagAAAGAAATGATGCAAAGTGTCTAAATAGTAATAGTTGGTTGGCCTAGGTGAAAGGTTCATCATAGCatccttttatcttttctgtagatttgaaaattttcaacatACCAAATTGAAAAGTTAATTTGGAGAACTAACATTTGAATACCTGTATGCATGCAATATTAGAGTATCACAATGGATACATCATGCTAATGCCAGATGCAATTATTTATCAACACTTAACTAAATGTTTGGGAATTATATAGAAAAGTTCCAAACTAGCTTAGTATATTTGATTGTTCTCTACACACGAGAACTTTGGTATGTCCTTAGGGGGGGTCCTGTACTAAGCAAGTAGTGTTATAGCTAATCAAAAAGCTACCTCCTTGATCAATTACAGGGATGATGTATGCCTGGTAGCCATGACGCCTCCTGGTCTGGCTGTATGTTTTTTCTATGCCCAATGATAGTATTGCATAGTCCTCTGGTACATTGACCTTGGGCTTGGCAATGTAAATTGTATGCCAGTGGACCatcaacaaacaacaaatggGGCATGAGTAAAGATTTGATAATTGCTTGTGTACAAGGTTAGTACTTTTATGAAATTGCTACTGTCCCAAAAGAAAGACAGGTTAGCAGGCTGTGATTATGCACAGCTAGGGATGCTGAAgtgagaggatcacttgagcccagaagtagGAGACCAGATTAGGCAACATAGtctcagaacacacacacatacacaaacacacacacacaccaggctaTTCCACTAGATAGGTTAAAAGAAGAGGCACTGAAGAGGTCACCTTAGACCAGGTGATCCAGCTGAATTAGGACCAGGACTGCCAAGCTTAGACCAACTCAAATTGTAGGATCATGAGTAAATAATAATGTCTCAAACCTCTGTGGTTTGTTTTATTACTCAGTAATAGATAactaatatactttattttaagAGATTTCTCCAGAAGTCTCACTTAATAACATCTGCTTACATTTTGTTTACCAGAACTGTGAAATATGGccatgtattttgtgtgtgtgtgtgtgtgtgtgtgtgtgtatgtgtgtgtgtgtgtctgtaatgGGGGATTGAAAATGATCAAGGTACAGTTATACACATGTAtgggaatgtcataatgaaacccattattttgtataattcatatatgctaagaaaaaacCTTGGGtgaatctgaaaaagaaaagaagaaacaattttCCCCTTGTGACACACTCCAGTTATTCCGGCACTCagcaggcagaggtaggaggatcaggaccagcctgggctacatagtaagaccttgtctaaaaatatagaaagaaagaaacagagagagtgagagagaaagtaaagaaagaagagaagggaaggagaagggaaggaaggaagaatttaaaGAATAGTGTTTATAAGTTATTAGAAACATGGGGGTAAAATGGATGCTGAATACTGTTTTTTACTGTCAGCTTTGCAGAGTagtattatgaaaaaaatgaaaaatctatgCACATGtattaatttgaaataaaaattaagttgttCTGATGGTCTAGGTTTAGCATTTTAATCTGATTGTATTCAATACAGAAGTCTTCTATAAAATGATTATCCTCCCTCATAAGGCAAGACAATAtacatattgctttagtttggatctgaaatgtccccaaagATCCATGTGGTAAAGGCTTGGTTCCTAGCTTAACCCTACTGGtagatggtggaaactttaagaggtggggcttagtgagTGATCATTAGGCCATTCAAAGTGTGTCCTCAAAAGGAATTGTGAGACtctgttctctttctgtttctctatttTGCTTCCCCACCATGAGATGAGTAGTGTTGCTCCTTTGACACACTCCAGCCATGATGTGAAGCAGTATCTGGGAGTGTGAAGGAGCAACTGGGCTAACTgatcatggattgaaacctcttaAACTCTGATCCAGAAAAACCATTTCTCTTTATAacttgattgtctcaggtatttgttatagtaatggaaagatgACTGACACATGCAGACATTAAGAAGACATCCTCCTggagatataactcagtggtagagcccttgcctagcatacacagcTCTGGGGTCTAtcctgtattatttttctttctttgtttttctttttctttttttctttctttttttttttttcagtactggggcttgaattcagggcctttaccttgagccactccaccagctgcttttttgtgatgtgttttcttcgagatagggtctaattgcccaggctggcttgacccacaatcctcctgatctctgcctcctgggtagctaggattacaggcgtgagccactggtgtgccCAGTTAGTTACTTTTCTTGTTcttcactgtgaccaaatacctgacagaaacaatttaagagaggaaagatttattttggattattgtttgagagagttctgtctatggtcacttggccctatACACATGGGCaggacatcatggtggtgggagcatATGGCAGaggtttttctttacttcttggtagacaggaagcagagaaaaggggaTACAGGAAAAGCAAGATTTAATCTCACGGACATGCCCcagtggcctacttcctccaGTGGGGCCCCAGCTCCTACTTTTCCCCACCTCACAATAATGCCGTCATATTATGAATCTGTCAAGGttatccattgattaggtcaggcCTCATGATTTCATTGTGTGTGGAAATGGCTTCACAAACCCACCTAGAGATGTGCTTTGTTAATCACCTAGGTGTTTCTTAATTCAGTCAAGCTGataatcaaaattaaccatcacgcGTCCCTAACACCATGAACAAAAgtcccaaacaaacaaataaataacaacaaagacATCTCCCAGAAGCAACTACACCTGGGTTAGAATTCTTCCTCCACCGTTTATTATCTAGATATTGCCAGGATATTACTTACTGTACTTGAgtcttggtttcttcatctgtagatGGATATAATAATACTACCATGTGTTGTGAGGGATACATATGATAATGTATACAAAGTGCTTGTGCACTTTATGCACCTGGGACATAAAAAAAAAGTGCTCAATCAACCTTGACTATCATTTATCCCACTAATATATGGTGAGTTTAACAAAGTGTGGTGTAATGGAAAGAGCTCTGGAATTCAACCAGAGACCTTGCTTTGCATGGTAGCACATAGATTACTCATAGTGCATCATTAGATAAGAAACTAGAGGGCTTCTTGGAAGGGAAGCTGATTCAGAATGTTGTCGTGGGAATACAGGGggttgagagcttgtttggaggttctagcaggggagcgcagctactcgtatacccttgaccgaagaacggtcctcctctatcggggatggtcgtcctcttcgaccgagcgcgcagcttcgggagggacgcacatggagcggtgagggaggaaggggacacccgcctagccagccagatcagccgaatcaaccctggcgatcaatggggtgacagatgtcgcagccagatcgccctcacatccaatACAGGGGGTTGAAATGTGGTCCTCCAAATGAGAGGTTCACCTCCTAATCCCTGGAATCTGTAAATGTTGCCTCATTTGGAAAAAGAGCAGATATCATTAAAGGTCTTGAAATGAGAAGATAATCCTGGATTATCTGGATGGATTCTAAATGCAATGGTAAGTATCCTTATAAGAGACACACAGCTGGGCACACAGTGGTATGTGCCGGTAATCCTGgcactaaggaggcagaggtagggggaTGAAGAGTtggaggctagcttgggctacatgatgagattctgtctcaaaaaactaagggttgagaatgtagctcagtggtagtgtgcttgcctagcatgcacaaagtcctgggtttgatccccagcagtacaaaaacaaacaaaactgcaaccaaccaaccaaacacacacatacacaaaggaaAGATGATAATATGGGGACTGATGAGGCCACAAGGTCAAGAATGCATGAGCAGCCTCCAGAGCTAGGCCAGGAGCAGATTCTCCTCTAGAGACCCTAGAAGGGACACGGTCCTGCCAGTACTTTTTACCGCtagaactgtgaaagaataagtgtatgttgttttaagccaccaaggtTGTGGTAACTCATTATGGCAGGAAACTAATACAAAGGATTAAGATTATACAATATATTTGCAATTATATTTGGAAATAAGTCATTACTTACGTTAACCTGTATAATGCAATGTTATATAGGAGTTACACTTATGGGTAGCTTAAAATTATTGGAGTGGAAAAtgctcatttaatcaatgtaacTTTATTATTTGTTCCAAAAAGGGTTTAAGATAGTGGGTCTTAATAGGGCTATGAGAAAAAGGAATACCCAAAAAGATAAATTAAGTGAATGCTGTTTGTTGCCTACTCATTAATACTCTAACATCCTTTCCTCTTACAGCTTGAGGCATTCCACCAGCtttgtcctttcctcttttctaacagaaaaagtaaaatagctAAAGTATTAATAATGTTCAAAATGctatctttgtttcatttgtatGTGAGACTTCTCAGAAGTCTTCTGGAATTAACTAAAGAAAGTTATAGAGTCAGGGGcaagaggtgtgactcaagtggtagggcacctaccttgcaagtgtgaagctgagtTTAAATGGCTCCtatcctctcccctgccccccagaaaaagaagaaaaaaaggtataGAGTTAGAAGAGGAAAACTTAATACCGAATTCTAAACATAACTTCATTATAATccaaaggaaaaacacaaaaggaGATTAAAATTTTTGTAGATTGCCCTCATGAAGATATAACTGGTAGTTAGAACCCGCTTTTTCtagaaagcactgactccttacttgggccacaaattaactgaaagcagaagaaaagcctGGTAT is a window encoding:
- the Kctd14 gene encoding BTB/POZ domain-containing protein KCTD14 isoform X1, yielding MSLTPASRCKPPSPQPRNARSGAPTVTTVVQLNVGGQFYTTTVGTLRKFSGSKLAEMFSSPVEACTDGEGRFFIDRSGTYFGPILDYLRTGQVPSQNLTEVYREAQYYEIQPLVKLLEDTPQIFGEQVARKQFLLRVPNYSENLEVLLRLARAEAVGMRWSEVVVCVMHTDEQAAQCAEPLYNLEAKKVPFVKFGPWNVGPSIEDLLHCVNKDIKAKGYQVQLQKYFLEKACWAKLQGCFHKFTFNWW
- the Kctd14 gene encoding BTB/POZ domain-containing protein KCTD14 isoform X2 — encoded protein: MNSWLREMHRASTELDSKVTTVVQLNVGGQFYTTTVGTLRKFSGSKLAEMFSSPVEACTDGEGRFFIDRSGTYFGPILDYLRTGQVPSQNLTEVYREAQYYEIQPLVKLLEDTPQIFGEQVARKQFLLRVPNYSENLEVLLRLARAEAVGMRWSEVVVCVMHTDEQAAQCAEPLYNLEAKKVPFVKFGPWNVGPSIEDLLHCVNKDIKAKGYQVQLQKYFLEKACWAKLQGCFHKFTFNWW